One Pelorhabdus rhamnosifermentans genomic window carries:
- a CDS encoding glycosyltransferase family 9 protein: MPSNSFNTDKIHRILVIKLSSIGDVIQSSPVADKLRKRYPNAIIDWIVETKSKDVIIGNSNLDEVIVWKRKEWVEELKKTWDYCLFFQRIATIFKHLRQRNYDLAIDLQGLFRSALVAWLSGALWRVCYTDTGEFSPLFANIKIQPNYERDIHVKYRYVGLLQFLGIDTTNLRMQMPLSSSDREFANNFLTQNSLTSKQYIVLNPATSWQSKCWPADFYAHVGDLIISRLQLPIVILGAPNDQSLVKEIKDKMGKSAFDLAGQTTLKELATVIEQAALFIGGDTGPLYIAEAIGTATVSIFGPTDPAKHAPIGSQHIALAAQNCKFCYKGFCADKRCMLEITPEQVYDAVTQLLPNKYANEK; the protein is encoded by the coding sequence TTGCCAAGTAATAGTTTCAACACTGATAAAATTCATCGTATCCTAGTAATCAAGTTAAGTTCAATTGGCGACGTGATACAATCTTCGCCAGTTGCTGATAAATTACGCAAGCGTTATCCTAATGCGATCATCGACTGGATTGTTGAAACTAAGTCCAAGGATGTTATTATTGGTAACTCTAATTTAGATGAAGTAATTGTTTGGAAGCGCAAAGAATGGGTTGAAGAACTTAAGAAGACGTGGGATTACTGTTTGTTTTTTCAACGCATAGCGACTATCTTTAAACATTTGCGGCAGCGAAACTATGATTTAGCGATTGATTTACAAGGACTGTTTCGCAGCGCACTGGTGGCGTGGTTAAGTGGTGCTTTGTGGCGCGTATGTTATACCGATACCGGCGAATTTAGCCCGCTTTTTGCCAATATTAAAATTCAACCCAATTACGAGCGAGATATACACGTTAAATATCGATATGTAGGCTTACTGCAATTTCTTGGCATTGATACTACTAACTTGCGTATGCAGATGCCGCTTTCTTCTAGTGATCGTGAGTTTGCGAACAATTTCCTTACTCAAAATAGCCTGACTTCCAAACAATATATTGTACTTAATCCGGCTACTAGTTGGCAGTCGAAATGTTGGCCAGCTGATTTTTATGCCCATGTTGGAGATCTGATTATTAGCCGTTTGCAACTACCTATTGTAATACTTGGTGCGCCTAATGATCAGTCTTTAGTAAAAGAAATCAAAGATAAAATGGGAAAATCAGCGTTTGACCTCGCTGGTCAAACGACACTGAAAGAACTGGCCACAGTGATTGAACAAGCGGCTTTGTTTATAGGTGGTGATACCGGTCCGCTGTATATTGCTGAAGCGATAGGAACGGCAACTGTGTCAATATTTGGGCCAACCGACCCAGCTAAACACGCACCTATTGGCAGCCAGCATATTGCTTTAGCAGCACAAAACTGCAAGTTCTGTTACAAAGGTTTTTGCGCTGATAAAAGATGTATGCTGGAAATAACGCCTGAACAGGTTTACGACGCAGTTACTCAGTTGTTACCGAATAAATATGCCAATGAAAAATGA